In Eschrichtius robustus isolate mEscRob2 chromosome 11, mEscRob2.pri, whole genome shotgun sequence, the following proteins share a genomic window:
- the KCTD21 gene encoding BTB/POZ domain-containing protein KCTD21: MSDPITLNVGGKLYTTSLATLTSFPDSMLGAMFSGKMPTKRDSQGHCFIDRDGKVFRYILNFLRTSHLDLPEDFQEMGLLRREADFYQVQPLIEALQEKEVELSKAEKNAMLNITLNQRVQTVHFTVREAPQIYSLSSSSMEVFNANIFSTSCLFLKLLGSKLFYCSNGNLSSITSHLQDPNHLTLDWVANVEGLPEEEYTKQNLKRLWVVPANKQINSFQVFMEEVLKIALSDGFCIDSSHPHAVDFMNNKIIRLIRYR; this comes from the coding sequence ATGTCTGACCCCATCACGCTGAATGTCGGGGGGAAGCTCTATACAACCTCACTGGCAACCTTGACCAGCTTCCCTGACTCCATGCTGGGCGCCATGTTCAGCGGGAAGATGCCCACCAAGAGGGACAGCCAGGGCCACTGCTTCATTGACCGTGATGGCAAAGTGTTCCGCTACATCCTCAACTTCCTGCGAACCTCCCACCTGGACTTGCCCGAGGACTTCCAGGAGATGGGCCTGCTCCGCAGGGAGGCTGACTTCTACCAGGTGCAGCCCCTGATTGAGGCCCTGCAGGAGAAGGAGGTGGAGCTGTCCAAGGCCGAGAAGAATGCCATGCTCAACATCACGCTGAACCAGCGTGTGCAGACGGTCCACTTCACTGTGCGTGAGGCACCCCAGATCTACAGCCTCTCCTCTTCCAGCATGGAGGTCTTCAACGCCAACATCTTCAGCACCTCTTGCCTCTTCCTCAAGCTCCTCGGCTCCAAGCTCTTCTACTGCTCCAATGGCAACCTATCCTCCATCACCAGCCATTTGCAAGACCCCAACCACCTGACTCTGGACTGGGTGGCCAATGTGGAGGGCCTGCCTGAGGAGGAGTACACCAAGCAGAACCTCAAGAGGCTGTGGGTGGTACCCGCCAACAAGCAGATCAACAGCTTCCAggtcttcatggaggaggtgctgAAGATCGCGCTGAGTGACGGCTTCTGCATCGATTCTTCTCACCCACACGCTGTGGATTTTATGAACAATAAGATTATTCGATTAATACGGTACAGGTAA